A window of the Halichoerus grypus chromosome 2, mHalGry1.hap1.1, whole genome shotgun sequence genome harbors these coding sequences:
- the TBC1D9B gene encoding TBC1 domain family member 9B isoform X1, translated as MWLGPEEVLVANALWVTERANPFFVLQRRRGHGKGGGLTGLLVGTLDVVLDSSARVAPYRILHQTQDSQVYWTVACGSSRKEITKHWEWLESNLLQTLSIFDNEEDITTFVKGKIHGIIAEENKNLQPQGDEDPGKFKEAELKMRKQFGMPEGEKLVNYYSCSFWKGRVPRQGWLYLTVNHLCFYSFLLGKEVSLVVQWVDVTRLEKNATLLFPESIRVDTRDQELFFSMFLNIGETFKLMEQLANLAMRQLLDSEGFLEDKALPRPARPHRNISALKRDLDARAKNECYRATFRLPRDERLDGHTGCTLWTPFNKLHIPGQMFISSNYICFASKEEDACHLIIPLREVTIVEKADSSSVLPSPLSISTKSKMTFLFANLKDRDFLVQRISDFLQKMPSKQPGGNGGGRKASTADPAPEHSPAPAEASDQPASPTTPLGGRQSSSVQEAPTASQGLLKLFQGNSPMEDLGAKGAKEKMKEESWNIHFFEYGRGVCMYRTAKTRELVLKGIPESLRGELWLLFSGAWNEMVTHPGYYADLVEKSTGKSSLATEEIERDLHRSMPEHPAFQNELGIAALRRVLTAYAFRNPTIGYCQAMNIVTSVLLLYGSEEEAFWLLVALCERTLPDYYNTRVVGALVDQGIFEELTRDFLPQLSEKMQDLGVISSISLSWFLTLFLSVMPFESAVVIVDCFFYEGIKVILQVALAILDANMEQLLGCSDEGEAMTVLGRYLDNVVNRQSVSPPVPHLHALLTSGDDPPAEVDIFDLLRVSYEKFSSLRADDIEQMRFKQRLKVIQSLEDTAKRSVVRAIPGDIGFSIEELEDLYMVFKAKHLASQYWGGSRPTAVHRDPSLPYLEQYRIDASQFRELFASLTPWACGAHTPVLAGRMFRLLDENKDSLINFKEFVMGMSGLYHGDLTEKLKALYKLHLPPALSPEEAESALEATHYFTEDSSSEASPLASDLDLFLPWEAQETLRQEEQEGGGSDDGQEKREEKGTSPPDYRHYLRMWAKEKEVQKETIKDLPKMNQEQFIELCKTLYNMFSEDPMEQDLYHAIATVASLLLRIGEVGKKFSAQPGRKPRDGAPEDDEPPAPDPAQDPAPELQPPAAGDPQAKAGGDTHLGKAPQESQVVGDGGGGEGRGSPSQLLSDDETKDDMSMSSYSVVSTGSLQCEDLADDTVLVGAEARSPPAPTRGGGTVDIDWCISFEQILASILTESVLVNFFEKRVDIGLKIKDQKKVERQFSTSSDLEQSGVSG; from the exons GTTCTTCCCGCAAAGAGATCACCAAGCACTGGGAATGGCTGGAAAGTAACTTACTCCAGACGCTGTCCATCTTCGACAATGAGGAGGACATCACCACCTTCGTCAAGGGCAAGATCCAC GGCATCATCGCGGAAGAGAACAAGAACCTGCAGCCCCAGGGAGACGAGGACCCTGGGAAATTCAAGGAGGCCGAGTTGAAGATGCGGAAGCAGTTCGGGATGCCGGAGGGGGAGAAGCTGGTCAACTACTATTCCTGCAGCTTCTGGAAGGGCCGCGTGCCCCGGCAGGGCTGGCTCTACCTGACCGTCAACCACCTGTGCTTCTACTCCTTCCTgctggggaaggaag TGAGCCTGGTGGTCCAGTGGGTGGACGTCACAAGGCTGGAGAAGAATGCCACGTTGCTCTTCCCGGAGAGCATCCGTGTGGACACCCGGGACCAGGAGCTGTTCTTCTCCATGTTCCTCAACATCGGCGAGACCTTCAAGCTCATGGAGCAGCTGGCCAATCTGGCCATGCGGCAGCTGCTGGACAgcgagggcttcctggaggacaaGGCGCTGCCCCGGCCTGCCCGGCCACACAGAAACATCTCGGCTCTGAAGCG AGACCTGGACGCCCGAGCCAAGAATGAGTGCTACCGGGCCACCTTCCGCCTGCCCAGGGACGAGCGTCTGGATGGCCACACGGGCTGTACCCTGTGGACCCCGTTCAACAAGCTGCACATCCCTGGCCAGATGTTCATCTCCAGCAACTACATCTGCTTCGCCAGCAAAGAGGAAGATGCCTGCCACCTCATCATACCCCTGCGGGAG GTGACCATTGTCGAAAAAGCTGACAGCTCCAGTGTCCTGCCCAGCCCCCTGTCCATTAGCACCAAGAGCAAAATGACCTTCCTGTTCGCCAACCTGAAAGACCGCGATTTCTTAGTTCAGAGGATCTCTGACTTCCTCCAGAAAATGCCGTCCAAGCAGCCAGGAGGCAACGGTGGGGGAAGGAAAGCCAGCACCGCAGACCCAGCCCCGGAG CACTCCCCAGCTCCTGCAGAGGCCTCAGATCAGCCCGCCAGCCCCACCACACCCCTGGGGGGCCGCCAGAGCTCCAGCGTGCAGGAGGCCCCGACCGCATCGCAGGGGCTGCTTAAACTCTTCCAGGGAAACTCGCCCATGGAGGACCTGGGGGCCAAGGGG GCCAAGGAGAAGATGAAAGAGGAGTCGTGGAACATTCACTTCTTTGAATACGGGCGCGGTGTGTGCATGTACCGCACGGCCAAAACGCGGGAGCTGGTGCTGAAGGGCATCCCTGAGAGCCTCCGCGGGGAACTGTGGCTCCTCTTCTCTG GGGCCTGGAACGAGATGGTGACGCACCCTGGTTACTATGCTGACCTGGTGGAGAAGTCCACGGGGAAGTCCAGCCTGGCCACGGAGGAGATCGAGCGGGACCTCCACCGCTCCATGCCCGAGCACCCCGCCTTCCAGAACGAGCTGGGCATCGCTGCCCTCCGGCGGGTGCTGACTGCCTATGCTTTCCGAAACCCCACCATCGGCTACTGTCAG GCCATGAACATCGTCACGTCCGTGCTTCTGCTCTATGGCAGTGAGGAGGAGGCCTTCTGGCTGCTGGTGGCCCTCTGTGAGCGCACGCTGCCCGACTACTACAACACCAGGGTGGTGG GGGCCCTGGTGGACCAAGGCATCTTCGAGGAGCTCACAAGAGACTTCCTGCCACAGCTGTCCGAGAAGATGCAGGACCTGGGGGTGATCTCCAGCATCTCCCTGTCCTGGTTCCTGACCCTCTTCCTCAGCGTCATGCCCTTCGAGAGCGCTGTGGTCATCGTTGACTGCTTCTTCTACGAGGGCATCAAGGTGATCCTGCAGGTGGCCTTGGCCATCCTGGATGCCAACATGGAGCAGCTGCTGGGCTGCAGCGACGAGGGCGAGGCCATGACCGTCCTGGGCAG ATACCTGGATAACGTGGTCAACAGGCAGAGTGTCTCTCCTCCTGTCCCACACCTCCATGCCCTGCTGACTAGTGGGGATGACCCGCCAGCAGAAGTGGACATCTTCGACCTCCTGAGAGTGTCCTATGAG AAATTCAGCAGCCTGAGGGCTGACGACATCGAACAGATGCGGTTTAAACAGAGGCTGAAAGTGATCCAGTCCTTGGAGGACACAGCCAAGCGGAGCGTG gtCCGAGCTATACCTGGGGACATTGGTTTCTCAATTGAAGAGCTGGAGGACCTTTACATGGTGTTTAAG GCCAAGCACCTGGCAAGTCAGTACTGGGGGGGCAGCCGGCCCACAGCTGTGCATCGGGACCCCAGCCTGCCCTACCTGGAGCAGTACCGCATTGACGCAAGCCAGTTCCGAGAGCTCTTCGCCAGCCTGACGCCCTGGGCCTGCGGCGCCCACACGCCAGTCTTGGCCGGGCGCATGTTCCGGCTCCTGGATGAAAACAAGGACTCTCTGATCAACTTCAAGGAGTTCGTGATGGGGATGA GTGGGCTGTACCACGGGGACCTGACAGAGAAGCTCAAGGCACTGTACAAGCTGCACCTGCCCCCAG CCCTGAGCCCGGAGGAGGCCGAGTCAGCCCTGGAAGCGACCCACTACTTCACCGAGGACAGCTCCTCAGAAG CATCTCCTCTGGCCTCAGATCTGGACCTTTTCCTGCCCTGGGAGGCTCAAG AAACACTACGGCaggaagagcaggagggaggcGGAAGTGACGACGGCCAAGAAAAAAGAG AGGAGAAGGGGACCAGCCCTCCCGACTATCGGCACTACCTTCGCATGTGGGCCAAAGAGAAAGAGGTTCAGAAGGAGACGATTAAGGATCTTCCCAAAATGAACCAG GAACAGTTCATTGAGCTGTGCAAGACGCTGTACAATATGTTCAGCGAGGACCCCATGGAGCAGGACTTGTATCACGCCATCGCCACGGTGGCCAGCTTGCTGCTCCGCATCGGCGAGGTGGGGAAGAAGTTTTCCGCCCAGCCAGGCAGGAAGCCCAGGGATGGTGCCCCCGAGGATGACGAGCCACCAGCCCCAGACCCCGCACAGGACCCAGCCCCGGAGCTTCAGCCTCCAGCTGCCGGTGACCCCCAGGCCAAAGCGGGGGGAGACACCCACCTCGGGAAAGCGCCCCAGGAGAGCCAGGTGGTGGGTGACGGGGGCGGTGGCGAGGGCCGGGGCTCCCCCTCGCAGCTGCTGTCCGACGATGAAACCAAAGACGACATGTCCATGTCCTCCTACTCGGTGGTCAGCACAGGCTCCCTGCAGTGCGAGGACCTGGCTGACGACACAGTGCTGGTGGGCGCGGAGGCCCGcagccccccggcccccacccgcGGCGGGGGCACCGTCGACATAGACTGGTGCATCTCCTTCGAGCAGATCTTGGCCTCCATCCTGACAGAGTCCGTTCTGGTGAACTTCTTTGAGAAGAGGGTGGACATTGGACTCAAGATCAAGGACCAAAAGAAGGTGGAGAGACAGTTCAGCACGTCCAGTGACCTCGAACAGTCTGGAGTTTCAGGCTGA
- the TBC1D9B gene encoding TBC1 domain family member 9B isoform X2, with the protein MWLGPEEVLVANALWVTERANPFFVLQRRRGHGKGGGLTGLLVGTLDVVLDSSARVAPYRILHQTQDSQVYWTVACGSSRKEITKHWEWLESNLLQTLSIFDNEEDITTFVKGKIHGIIAEENKNLQPQGDEDPGKFKEAELKMRKQFGMPEGEKLVNYYSCSFWKGRVPRQGWLYLTVNHLCFYSFLLGKEVSLVVQWVDVTRLEKNATLLFPESIRVDTRDQELFFSMFLNIGETFKLMEQLANLAMRQLLDSEGFLEDKALPRPARPHRNISALKRDLDARAKNECYRATFRLPRDERLDGHTGCTLWTPFNKLHIPGQMFISSNYICFASKEEDACHLIIPLREVTIVEKADSSSVLPSPLSISTKSKMTFLFANLKDRDFLVQRISDFLQKMPSKQPGGNGGGRKASTADPAPEHSPAPAEASDQPASPTTPLGGRQSSSVQEAPTASQGLLKLFQGNSPMEDLGAKGAKEKMKEESWNIHFFEYGRGVCMYRTAKTRELVLKGIPESLRGELWLLFSGAWNEMVTHPGYYADLVEKSTGKSSLATEEIERDLHRSMPEHPAFQNELGIAALRRVLTAYAFRNPTIGYCQAMNIVTSVLLLYGSEEEAFWLLVALCERTLPDYYNTRVVGALVDQGIFEELTRDFLPQLSEKMQDLGVISSISLSWFLTLFLSVMPFESAVVIVDCFFYEGIKVILQVALAILDANMEQLLGCSDEGEAMTVLGRYLDNVVNRQSVSPPVPHLHALLTSGDDPPAEVDIFDLLRVSYEKFSSLRADDIEQMRFKQRLKVIQSLEDTAKRSVVRAIPGDIGFSIEELEDLYMVFKAKHLASQYWGGSRPTAVHRDPSLPYLEQYRIDASQFRELFASLTPWACGAHTPVLAGRMFRLLDENKDSLINFKEFVMGMSGLYHGDLTEKLKALYKLHLPPALSPEEAESALEATHYFTEDSSSEETLRQEEQEGGGSDDGQEKREEKGTSPPDYRHYLRMWAKEKEVQKETIKDLPKMNQEQFIELCKTLYNMFSEDPMEQDLYHAIATVASLLLRIGEVGKKFSAQPGRKPRDGAPEDDEPPAPDPAQDPAPELQPPAAGDPQAKAGGDTHLGKAPQESQVVGDGGGGEGRGSPSQLLSDDETKDDMSMSSYSVVSTGSLQCEDLADDTVLVGAEARSPPAPTRGGGTVDIDWCISFEQILASILTESVLVNFFEKRVDIGLKIKDQKKVERQFSTSSDLEQSGVSG; encoded by the exons GTTCTTCCCGCAAAGAGATCACCAAGCACTGGGAATGGCTGGAAAGTAACTTACTCCAGACGCTGTCCATCTTCGACAATGAGGAGGACATCACCACCTTCGTCAAGGGCAAGATCCAC GGCATCATCGCGGAAGAGAACAAGAACCTGCAGCCCCAGGGAGACGAGGACCCTGGGAAATTCAAGGAGGCCGAGTTGAAGATGCGGAAGCAGTTCGGGATGCCGGAGGGGGAGAAGCTGGTCAACTACTATTCCTGCAGCTTCTGGAAGGGCCGCGTGCCCCGGCAGGGCTGGCTCTACCTGACCGTCAACCACCTGTGCTTCTACTCCTTCCTgctggggaaggaag TGAGCCTGGTGGTCCAGTGGGTGGACGTCACAAGGCTGGAGAAGAATGCCACGTTGCTCTTCCCGGAGAGCATCCGTGTGGACACCCGGGACCAGGAGCTGTTCTTCTCCATGTTCCTCAACATCGGCGAGACCTTCAAGCTCATGGAGCAGCTGGCCAATCTGGCCATGCGGCAGCTGCTGGACAgcgagggcttcctggaggacaaGGCGCTGCCCCGGCCTGCCCGGCCACACAGAAACATCTCGGCTCTGAAGCG AGACCTGGACGCCCGAGCCAAGAATGAGTGCTACCGGGCCACCTTCCGCCTGCCCAGGGACGAGCGTCTGGATGGCCACACGGGCTGTACCCTGTGGACCCCGTTCAACAAGCTGCACATCCCTGGCCAGATGTTCATCTCCAGCAACTACATCTGCTTCGCCAGCAAAGAGGAAGATGCCTGCCACCTCATCATACCCCTGCGGGAG GTGACCATTGTCGAAAAAGCTGACAGCTCCAGTGTCCTGCCCAGCCCCCTGTCCATTAGCACCAAGAGCAAAATGACCTTCCTGTTCGCCAACCTGAAAGACCGCGATTTCTTAGTTCAGAGGATCTCTGACTTCCTCCAGAAAATGCCGTCCAAGCAGCCAGGAGGCAACGGTGGGGGAAGGAAAGCCAGCACCGCAGACCCAGCCCCGGAG CACTCCCCAGCTCCTGCAGAGGCCTCAGATCAGCCCGCCAGCCCCACCACACCCCTGGGGGGCCGCCAGAGCTCCAGCGTGCAGGAGGCCCCGACCGCATCGCAGGGGCTGCTTAAACTCTTCCAGGGAAACTCGCCCATGGAGGACCTGGGGGCCAAGGGG GCCAAGGAGAAGATGAAAGAGGAGTCGTGGAACATTCACTTCTTTGAATACGGGCGCGGTGTGTGCATGTACCGCACGGCCAAAACGCGGGAGCTGGTGCTGAAGGGCATCCCTGAGAGCCTCCGCGGGGAACTGTGGCTCCTCTTCTCTG GGGCCTGGAACGAGATGGTGACGCACCCTGGTTACTATGCTGACCTGGTGGAGAAGTCCACGGGGAAGTCCAGCCTGGCCACGGAGGAGATCGAGCGGGACCTCCACCGCTCCATGCCCGAGCACCCCGCCTTCCAGAACGAGCTGGGCATCGCTGCCCTCCGGCGGGTGCTGACTGCCTATGCTTTCCGAAACCCCACCATCGGCTACTGTCAG GCCATGAACATCGTCACGTCCGTGCTTCTGCTCTATGGCAGTGAGGAGGAGGCCTTCTGGCTGCTGGTGGCCCTCTGTGAGCGCACGCTGCCCGACTACTACAACACCAGGGTGGTGG GGGCCCTGGTGGACCAAGGCATCTTCGAGGAGCTCACAAGAGACTTCCTGCCACAGCTGTCCGAGAAGATGCAGGACCTGGGGGTGATCTCCAGCATCTCCCTGTCCTGGTTCCTGACCCTCTTCCTCAGCGTCATGCCCTTCGAGAGCGCTGTGGTCATCGTTGACTGCTTCTTCTACGAGGGCATCAAGGTGATCCTGCAGGTGGCCTTGGCCATCCTGGATGCCAACATGGAGCAGCTGCTGGGCTGCAGCGACGAGGGCGAGGCCATGACCGTCCTGGGCAG ATACCTGGATAACGTGGTCAACAGGCAGAGTGTCTCTCCTCCTGTCCCACACCTCCATGCCCTGCTGACTAGTGGGGATGACCCGCCAGCAGAAGTGGACATCTTCGACCTCCTGAGAGTGTCCTATGAG AAATTCAGCAGCCTGAGGGCTGACGACATCGAACAGATGCGGTTTAAACAGAGGCTGAAAGTGATCCAGTCCTTGGAGGACACAGCCAAGCGGAGCGTG gtCCGAGCTATACCTGGGGACATTGGTTTCTCAATTGAAGAGCTGGAGGACCTTTACATGGTGTTTAAG GCCAAGCACCTGGCAAGTCAGTACTGGGGGGGCAGCCGGCCCACAGCTGTGCATCGGGACCCCAGCCTGCCCTACCTGGAGCAGTACCGCATTGACGCAAGCCAGTTCCGAGAGCTCTTCGCCAGCCTGACGCCCTGGGCCTGCGGCGCCCACACGCCAGTCTTGGCCGGGCGCATGTTCCGGCTCCTGGATGAAAACAAGGACTCTCTGATCAACTTCAAGGAGTTCGTGATGGGGATGA GTGGGCTGTACCACGGGGACCTGACAGAGAAGCTCAAGGCACTGTACAAGCTGCACCTGCCCCCAG CCCTGAGCCCGGAGGAGGCCGAGTCAGCCCTGGAAGCGACCCACTACTTCACCGAGGACAGCTCCTCAGAAG AAACACTACGGCaggaagagcaggagggaggcGGAAGTGACGACGGCCAAGAAAAAAGAG AGGAGAAGGGGACCAGCCCTCCCGACTATCGGCACTACCTTCGCATGTGGGCCAAAGAGAAAGAGGTTCAGAAGGAGACGATTAAGGATCTTCCCAAAATGAACCAG GAACAGTTCATTGAGCTGTGCAAGACGCTGTACAATATGTTCAGCGAGGACCCCATGGAGCAGGACTTGTATCACGCCATCGCCACGGTGGCCAGCTTGCTGCTCCGCATCGGCGAGGTGGGGAAGAAGTTTTCCGCCCAGCCAGGCAGGAAGCCCAGGGATGGTGCCCCCGAGGATGACGAGCCACCAGCCCCAGACCCCGCACAGGACCCAGCCCCGGAGCTTCAGCCTCCAGCTGCCGGTGACCCCCAGGCCAAAGCGGGGGGAGACACCCACCTCGGGAAAGCGCCCCAGGAGAGCCAGGTGGTGGGTGACGGGGGCGGTGGCGAGGGCCGGGGCTCCCCCTCGCAGCTGCTGTCCGACGATGAAACCAAAGACGACATGTCCATGTCCTCCTACTCGGTGGTCAGCACAGGCTCCCTGCAGTGCGAGGACCTGGCTGACGACACAGTGCTGGTGGGCGCGGAGGCCCGcagccccccggcccccacccgcGGCGGGGGCACCGTCGACATAGACTGGTGCATCTCCTTCGAGCAGATCTTGGCCTCCATCCTGACAGAGTCCGTTCTGGTGAACTTCTTTGAGAAGAGGGTGGACATTGGACTCAAGATCAAGGACCAAAAGAAGGTGGAGAGACAGTTCAGCACGTCCAGTGACCTCGAACAGTCTGGAGTTTCAGGCTGA